Proteins from a single region of Procambarus clarkii isolate CNS0578487 chromosome 62, FALCON_Pclarkii_2.0, whole genome shotgun sequence:
- the LOC138354353 gene encoding secreted effector protein PipB2-like: MTDEEPEVISNTKNSEFESFTGEFLATLDLATLDLATLDFATLDLATLDLATLDFATLDFATLDLATLDFATLDLATLDFATLDLATLDLATLDLATLDLATLDLATLDLATLDLATLDFATLDLATLDFATLDLATLDFATLDLATLDLATLDFATLDLATLDFATLDFATLDLATLDFATLDFATL, encoded by the exons ATGACAGACGAAGAACCCGAGG TTATAAGTAACACAAAGAACTCCGAGTTCGAGTCCTTCACGGGAGAATTCTTAGCCACCCTAGACTTAGCCACCCTAGACTTAGCCACCCTAGACTTTGCCACCCTAGACTTAGCCACCCTAGACTTAGCCACCCTAGACTTTGCCACCCTAGACTTTGCCACCCTAGACTTAGCCACCCTAGACTTTGCCACCCTAGACTTAGCCACCCTAGACTTTGCCACCCTAGACTTAGCCACCCTAGACTTAGCCACCCTAGACTTAGCCACCCTAGACTTAGCCACCCTAGACTTAGCCACCCTAGACTTAGCCACCCTAGACTTAGCCACCCTAGACTTTGCCACCCTAGACTTAGCCACCCTAGACTTTGCCACCCTAGACTTAGCCACCCTAGACTTTGCCACCCTAGACTTAGCCACCCTAGACTTAGCCACCCTAGACTTTGCCACCCTAGACTTAGCCACCCTAGACTTTGCCACCCTAGACTTTGCCACCCTAGACTTAGCCACCCTAGACTTTGCCACCCTAGACTTTGCCACCCTATAG